The Eurosta solidaginis isolate ZX-2024a chromosome 4, ASM4086904v1, whole genome shotgun sequence genome includes a window with the following:
- the SmydA-8 gene encoding SET domain-containing protein SmydA-8 isoform X3, producing the protein MFEWKGKLNGSIHFSEHWNHSRVFLKENGTYLSALFCREQGCKGIVIPVETKTLQPHWRCLTCETIFPHTKMARYQDFALNTINNRINSSTVHELITFINEMCPRFCPPSNYVLVEAKLNVIWRMSRLKDDFTEDEMQHRDRYRAEILEILEKLGAGDCTLKKLITNEIP; encoded by the exons atgtttgaat GGAAGGGCAAACTAAACGGATCGATTCATTTTTCTGAGCACTGGAATCATAGTCGAGTCTTCTTAAAG GAGAATGGTACCTACTTATCGGCGCTATTTTGTCGCGAACAGGGTTGTAAAGGCATCGTCATACCAGTGGAAACGAAGACACTACAACCACATTGGCGTTGTCTCACTTGCGAAACCATTTTTCCACACACGAAAATGGCACGCTATCAGGATTTTGCTTTGAATACAATTAACAATCGTATCAATTCGAGCACCGTGCATGAACTGATAACATTTATTAACGAGATGTGTCCACGCTTTTGTCCGCCTTCGAATTATGTGCTAGTCGAAGCAAAATTGAATGTGATTTGGCGTATGTCACGCTTAAAAGATGATTTCACTGAGGACGAAATGCAGCATCGTGATCGCTATCGAGCGGAGATATtggaaattttagaaaaattgggTGCTGGAGATTGCACGCTGAAAAAATTGATTACCAATGAGATACCGTGA